A stretch of DNA from Allomeiothermus silvanus DSM 9946:
GCCCCCACGCGGGCTTTTCTTTTTTCGTGACTTTGGGCATACAGCCAATGCTATGGTTAGCGACTAACATAAGTCATTCACCCCCTGTCAACACTATGAACGCTATGACTTGACAAGTCATGAACTTTGTGTTCATACTTGGCATTAGCCATGAACGAAAAGTTCATAACCTCAGGGAAGGCGGCAAAGATTTTAGGGGTAGCGACAAGCACGGTCACCGCTATGTGCGAGCGGGGCGAATTTTCCGGGGCATATAGACCCGGCAAGTGGTGGCGCATTCCGCTAGCCGAAGTGCAACGCAAGCGGCAGCCCCGTAAGCCGGAGGCCCCCCGTGAATAACCCCAAAATCGCCTACCGCGTGGACGAGGCGGCAAAGCTTTTGGACGTCCACCCCAGCACGGTTTACGAGCTGGTACGCGCCGGGTCTATCCCCCACAAGAGGCTAGGCCGTCGAATCATCATCCCCGCCCGGGCGCTCGAGGAGTGGATTAACTCCCCCGAGCCCTGGGCCAGCTACGACTACGCCCATAGGAGATAACCCCGGCTTTCGCCGGGGTCAGAAAGGAGTGTGTATGGATAGTGTAACACAGAAAGCACGGCTCGAAGAAGAGGCCATCTCCCTATATCGGGAGTACATAGAGAAACACGGTTATGATCCCGAGCGCGCTGCTGCGGCGGCGGCGCTGGAGGTGGCCGAGGGGCAGCAGGCCCTCGAGGCGCTGGAGGCCGGCAATGCTTCCTAGCCGCATCCAAATCCAACGCCTCGAGAGGGCCTTGCAAATATCGCTCCGCCGGGTTCATGGCGGAAATGCTGATTGCGCTGCGTTCCTTTGGGAGCTGCACGAAACGGACTATTACGCCCCACAATACGCGCCCCGGCCCCATCGGGCCTGGCAGGACGCTAAACGCATCATCAACGTCCTCGAGGCCCTCGAGGCCCTCGAGGCCGTCGAGCATGTGCGCATCAAACCTGTTCGGGACGCCTACCGCACGGGGGAGTTCTATGCGTAACAAGCGCTTCAACTGGCTCGCCTTTTGGGGGGCCTTTTTCCTGGCCCTGGTGGCCTGGGGGCTGGCTTTTGGCATCCCCTGGGGCCTGGATTGGGCCGACCGGAGGCTGCCGTGATGATCCGCTGGCTAATTCGCGGCTTTGTGCTGGTGGTGGGGCGGATTGCCCTGCCCATCATCAGCCCGGAGCGGCTAGGAGGCAGACTATGAAATGGAGCGAACACGCACAGGAGCAAGCTAGAGCATCGCGTGATCCACGGGTCACCGAGGCTTTTCTGCGCATCCAGTCCCCCGGGCACCGCGCGAGGATGGTAGAGCGGCGCCTTGAAACGCTGGGCTATTCCGTGCTGCTCAATCAGCGCGGTCCCGAGCTGTGGATGGCGGAGTGCTACTACGTTCGGGGCCAGGGTAGCCGACTTTTTGCCCGCCCGGTAGCCCGACAGACTGGGAAAACGCGTCTGGGCGCATTATTGGCTATTTGCGGGGAGCTGGGGGTGGTGGTGTGACAGTATCCATTGAGGACATGATTACTGCTGTACGCCGTGAGCTGGCGCTGCGGAAAAACGTCTACCGCCGCCGGGTAACCGAGGGCCGCATGAAGCCCGAAGAGGCTGCCCGCGAGTATGCAACCATGCTGGCGGTCATGCTCACGCTCCGGGACGTGCTCGAGGGCGGGGTAGTCGTCGCCAAAGATGTCAAAGATGTTGAAGACTTCAGTGCGAACGCGAACCTACCCACCGACCCCCGCCCCACCGACCGCCTGACCCAACTCGAGCACAAACTAGAGCTGCTCGAGCGGACCGTGTCCGCCCTCATCAAGGATTACGCGGAAAAAGTTCTACAGTGATGGACCTTTACCCATTTGCGGGCTTAGCCGCCTGCAACCCTGGCCGCACCGCCCGATTCCGCCGGGCGGGGCTGCTAATCGCCCTTACCTGGACTCCCTCGAGGGAGTGGGAGGCCAAAATATGG
This window harbors:
- a CDS encoding helix-turn-helix domain-containing protein, with protein sequence MNEKFITSGKAAKILGVATSTVTAMCERGEFSGAYRPGKWWRIPLAEVQRKRQPRKPEAPRE
- a CDS encoding helix-turn-helix domain-containing protein, with the protein product MNNPKIAYRVDEAAKLLDVHPSTVYELVRAGSIPHKRLGRRIIIPARALEEWINSPEPWASYDYAHRR